In Alkalihalobacillus sp. FSL W8-0930, a single window of DNA contains:
- a CDS encoding AraC family transcriptional regulator, whose protein sequence is MYQIVLVDDDRLVTTFLEKMIPWEEYGFEVKAAFSDSMEAYAYLRSNSYDVLMTDIGMPRMNGIELITKIKEENASSCNIIISCHGEFEYAQQALKLKTFDYILKETMNEEDITDMLKKLKSHLDQQKQELFNKNKIRKYLSENHSVLKSTFFKRVIRESTNQSSNWRVEAEEQLGLSFPFDHYAVIHCYIDQHQLVADRFQDETLLKACITNIMEEALAERQEGVHLIYWNRSFFILYPLIERTSLAIIKQSLKELQAKLQTCLKTTMTCTIHPIFEPQGELERMKELIHHQDQRFHYSYGSIEEFQVKTFQKGSVFKSYTTDVEQVKTAILNKDSNKLDNWFAEQFHSDRVHQHSPEALKDWATMLTLDLKVSLNALHHFDRSSSFSVKSDRIQDAENIQDLELLMKDIFHTYMEQVNQIDSASQNEDIAKAKRYIYSNLHMKISLKDISAHLHLNSSYFSRLFKQETGQTFIEYVTTLKMEKAMGLLDNSTKTVEQISYDLAFDSKSYFIRTFKKYVGVSPKAYKYKKDDVCS, encoded by the coding sequence ATGTATCAAATCGTTTTAGTAGATGATGATCGACTTGTTACCACCTTTCTTGAGAAGATGATCCCTTGGGAGGAGTACGGGTTTGAAGTGAAGGCGGCATTTTCGGATAGTATGGAGGCGTATGCGTACTTACGATCAAACTCGTATGATGTGTTAATGACGGACATTGGGATGCCAAGGATGAATGGTATTGAACTCATTACGAAAATTAAAGAAGAGAATGCCTCCTCCTGCAACATCATCATCTCGTGTCATGGAGAATTTGAGTATGCACAGCAGGCATTAAAGCTAAAGACCTTTGATTACATTTTGAAAGAGACCATGAATGAAGAAGATATCACAGATATGCTTAAAAAACTTAAAAGTCATTTGGATCAACAGAAACAAGAGTTGTTTAACAAAAATAAGATCAGGAAGTATCTGTCTGAAAATCACTCAGTATTAAAGTCTACTTTTTTTAAGAGAGTGATTAGAGAGTCCACAAATCAATCAAGTAATTGGCGGGTAGAAGCGGAGGAACAGCTAGGTCTGAGCTTTCCTTTTGATCATTACGCAGTGATTCATTGTTATATTGATCAACATCAACTTGTAGCAGATCGATTTCAGGATGAAACGCTACTTAAGGCTTGTATCACAAATATTATGGAAGAAGCTTTAGCAGAGAGGCAAGAGGGGGTTCACCTCATCTACTGGAATCGAAGCTTCTTTATTCTCTACCCCCTCATTGAACGAACAAGCCTGGCCATCATCAAGCAATCGCTCAAAGAGCTGCAAGCGAAACTTCAAACATGTCTTAAAACGACAATGACTTGTACGATTCATCCCATTTTTGAGCCACAGGGTGAGCTCGAGCGAATGAAAGAGCTGATACATCATCAGGATCAACGGTTTCATTATAGTTACGGTTCTATTGAGGAATTCCAAGTGAAAACGTTTCAGAAGGGATCTGTTTTCAAAAGCTATACCACGGATGTTGAACAGGTGAAAACGGCTATTTTGAATAAAGATTCTAACAAGCTGGACAATTGGTTTGCTGAACAGTTTCATTCTGATAGGGTCCATCAGCATTCACCCGAGGCACTAAAGGATTGGGCTACCATGCTCACATTAGACCTAAAGGTTAGCTTGAATGCCCTTCATCATTTTGACCGTTCAAGCTCATTCTCTGTAAAAAGTGATCGGATCCAGGATGCGGAGAATATTCAAGATCTCGAATTGCTCATGAAGGATATCTTCCATACCTATATGGAGCAGGTAAACCAAATCGACTCAGCCTCTCAAAACGAGGATATCGCAAAGGCGAAACGTTACATCTATTCAAATCTTCATATGAAGATCTCACTAAAGGATATCTCTGCTCATCTACATTTGAATAGCAGTTATTTCAGTAGACTCTTTAAACAAGAGACAGGGCAGACATTTATCGAATATGTCACCACATTAAAGATGGAAAAAGCAATGGGGCTTCTTGATAACAGTACAAAAACAGTGGAGCAGATCTCCTATGATTTAGCCTTTGATAGCAAAAGCTATTTCATTCGAACCTTTAAAAAATATGTTGGCGTGTCACCCAAAGCCTATAAGTACAAAAAAGACGATGTATGTAGTTAG
- a CDS encoding sensor histidine kinase: MTWFKRLHQLSFRSRLMIAAILCILFPWVLTYFVSNYLTEDALEELAVNQSKQSLNLLGMSIQQILDDVMYTSNYVKFDSSFNQVMREHQLIDPDSPGASQEIALSLIEVASHLSPITNTVSPEYVTILFSNDLYYMNYPLSEFHPLDFKKEPWFEKLDTLSYYDLLWIGAHPTYIKSDQSENRFLISFGSYLRSVNSQNAYLIISIREQQISALLENYQVDDGSEYFLTDGEGTVYSSVDQGMITRTLPYDVNSNEQQIVERNGERFFLVTHPVAYSDWRLVNFVPYNESIGNINRMNKLTITTQGVLLFIFMIGLIVLVRELTKPLMELRSVTKAVEQGDLSQRAKMYGNNDITHLSSSFNEMLDTVEEMIDQVRVQEHAKRNAELEMLQAQINPHFLFNALNTIRMQTMLNGDKQSADLIQSLSSLLRMTVNRNNSFITLEEEIETNQHYIKLMNFRHQHTIKLDLDLSDGASHLLVPRFFLQPIVENAIIHGHSHGETTITIKASINNLGQLILHISDNGRGMSEETMNSIKEKLTQKTAEHQTSNHHSFNGIGIQNVYQRMKLIYGDHFTMDIRSTESVGTSYLFCIPIKKG; this comes from the coding sequence ATGACCTGGTTCAAGCGGCTGCATCAGTTATCTTTTCGTAGCCGGTTAATGATTGCTGCCATTCTATGTATCTTGTTTCCTTGGGTCCTTACGTATTTTGTTTCAAATTATTTGACTGAGGACGCATTAGAAGAACTTGCTGTGAATCAATCAAAGCAATCGTTAAATCTTCTTGGGATGAGTATTCAACAAATTTTGGATGATGTGATGTACACCTCCAACTATGTGAAGTTTGATTCTAGCTTTAATCAAGTCATGAGGGAGCATCAACTGATTGATCCTGATTCACCAGGTGCAAGTCAGGAGATTGCATTAAGCTTGATTGAGGTGGCGAGTCACCTGTCTCCTATTACGAATACCGTGTCACCAGAGTATGTCACGATTCTATTTAGCAATGATCTATATTACATGAATTATCCCTTAAGTGAATTTCACCCACTGGATTTTAAAAAAGAGCCCTGGTTTGAAAAGCTCGATACATTAAGCTACTACGACTTGCTTTGGATTGGAGCTCACCCTACGTATATTAAATCAGACCAAAGTGAGAATCGCTTCTTAATTAGTTTCGGGAGTTATCTGCGTTCAGTAAATAGTCAAAATGCCTATCTCATCATAAGTATACGGGAACAACAAATTAGCGCCTTACTTGAGAATTATCAAGTGGACGATGGTTCTGAGTACTTTTTAACAGATGGAGAAGGTACAGTGTACTCAAGTGTAGACCAAGGTATGATTACTCGAACGTTACCATATGATGTGAATTCAAATGAACAGCAGATTGTGGAGAGGAACGGGGAGAGATTTTTCCTGGTAACCCATCCTGTTGCATATTCAGACTGGCGGTTAGTAAATTTCGTACCATATAACGAATCAATTGGTAATATTAATCGAATGAACAAACTAACGATTACAACACAAGGTGTGCTGTTATTCATCTTCATGATCGGCCTCATTGTTCTTGTTCGGGAACTGACAAAGCCACTTATGGAGCTAAGATCTGTGACGAAGGCTGTAGAGCAAGGAGACTTAAGTCAGCGAGCAAAGATGTATGGAAACAACGATATCACGCACCTAAGCTCATCATTTAATGAGATGCTCGACACGGTTGAGGAAATGATTGACCAAGTACGAGTTCAGGAACATGCAAAACGAAATGCTGAGCTTGAAATGCTACAGGCACAAATTAATCCGCACTTTTTGTTTAATGCGTTAAATACCATACGCATGCAAACCATGTTAAATGGAGATAAACAGAGTGCAGACTTAATCCAATCCTTATCTTCTTTGCTGAGAATGACGGTGAATCGGAATAATTCATTCATCACGTTAGAAGAGGAAATTGAGACCAATCAGCACTATATCAAATTAATGAACTTTAGGCATCAACATACAATCAAACTGGATCTTGATCTGAGTGATGGAGCATCACATCTTTTGGTCCCACGCTTTTTTCTTCAACCGATTGTTGAAAACGCTATCATACATGGTCACTCCCATGGTGAAACAACCATTACCATCAAAGCAAGCATAAATAATCTTGGACAATTAATCCTTCATATCTCAGACAATGGGAGAGGGATGTCAGAAGAGACGATGAATAGCATTAAAGAGAAGCTCACTCAAAAGACTGCTGAGCATCAAACAAGCAATCATCATTCCTTTAATGGCATTGGTATTCAAAACGTGTACCAACGAATGAAACTCATCTATGGTGACCACTTTACGATGGATATTCGTAGTACAGAGTCTGTCGGGACATCCTATCTGTTTTGTATTCCGATTAAAAAGGGGTAG
- a CDS encoding sugar ABC transporter substrate-binding protein → MNRKWLVFGMVSVLALGTAACSGEESSTGGGSDGEDEVTIKFVHWFNEENGKWEPLIEKYEAENPGVKVESMPLVENMNSQDYYKQLDLMAAAGEDLDVVMFSNPNDYVSRINAGLLEPLNSFLDDEGIDINTEYTNSFQAIDGDYYGIPMKQVNQMILMNKDHLDEAGLEIPTEWTWDEYREYAKELTTDDHYGSYLHTWHNLHSALKLNSKPDGDNGLLTESGDSNINDPLVKESLELRYALENEDESSVPFSSILSQQMDYRQQFFTQEASMVPIGSFMLSEWGQFTPDFEMAWAPWPQNEVTGVNYSGVGGDALSVAKSSKHKQEAYDFIRWLTTEGIVEQGIWVPSWNGANLDEVVETIAAGTSNPEALHLESIIHSLDVEPLDTYMPAPYITEVHTAYGAEVERYLLGDQDIDATIENLETQIQNIADSNK, encoded by the coding sequence ATGAATAGAAAATGGCTTGTATTCGGAATGGTATCCGTTCTAGCATTAGGCACAGCCGCTTGTTCTGGGGAGGAAAGTAGTACAGGAGGCGGTTCTGACGGCGAAGATGAAGTAACGATCAAATTTGTGCATTGGTTTAATGAAGAGAATGGAAAATGGGAGCCTCTCATTGAGAAGTACGAAGCGGAAAACCCGGGAGTTAAGGTTGAATCCATGCCATTAGTTGAAAACATGAACTCACAGGATTATTATAAACAGCTTGATCTCATGGCAGCAGCTGGAGAAGACTTAGACGTGGTCATGTTTAGTAACCCAAATGACTATGTGTCTCGTATAAATGCTGGCCTACTCGAGCCGCTTAACTCCTTCTTAGATGATGAAGGAATTGATATTAATACAGAATACACAAATAGCTTTCAAGCGATCGATGGGGATTATTATGGTATTCCGATGAAGCAGGTAAACCAGATGATCTTAATGAATAAGGATCACTTAGACGAAGCGGGACTCGAGATTCCTACTGAATGGACGTGGGATGAGTACCGTGAGTATGCAAAAGAACTGACAACCGATGATCACTATGGCTCGTACTTGCATACCTGGCATAATCTTCACTCAGCATTAAAGTTAAATAGTAAGCCTGATGGGGATAATGGATTACTTACTGAATCAGGAGACTCCAATATTAATGATCCTCTTGTAAAGGAATCACTAGAGTTACGTTATGCCTTAGAGAATGAAGATGAGAGCTCGGTTCCTTTTTCTTCAATTCTCTCTCAACAAATGGACTACCGTCAGCAATTCTTTACTCAGGAAGCGAGTATGGTGCCAATAGGGTCATTTATGCTTTCAGAGTGGGGACAATTTACACCAGACTTTGAGATGGCATGGGCACCATGGCCACAAAATGAAGTGACAGGAGTTAACTATTCAGGTGTTGGTGGTGATGCACTATCCGTTGCAAAGTCATCTAAACACAAGCAAGAAGCATATGATTTTATTCGTTGGTTAACAACGGAAGGCATTGTTGAACAGGGTATATGGGTACCTTCATGGAACGGAGCTAACCTCGATGAAGTGGTTGAAACTATCGCAGCGGGCACGAGTAACCCAGAAGCACTGCATCTTGAATCCATTATTCATTCGTTGGATGTTGAACCTTTAGACACATACATGCCTGCGCCGTATATCACGGAGGTGCACACGGCTTATGGAGCGGAAGTAGAGCGATATCTCCTTGGGGATCAGGATATTGATGCAACCATTGAGAATCTAGAGACCCAAATTCAGAATATTGCGGACTCTAATAAGTGA
- a CDS encoding carbohydrate ABC transporter permease yields the protein MKKPMNGKKILVTVLMFILGICFMTPFLWMISASLKVEEEVLTYPIKWIPTTWNAVENYREVWTGTMPFFLLYWNSIKVSVLTTVTSVAVSALAAYGFSKVEFKGRNLVFMLVLATFMIPPQTLLVTQFILYRTLGLYDTHTGLILLNSFSVFGTFMLRQFFLGVGNEIIESARMDGAGHFRIFTAIAFPLVKPAIATYAILRFIWTWNDFQYPLIFLRSKELFTIQLGVQSFADEHGSIYSLMMAASVSAIIPLLIVFIIGQKQVIEGIQLGGVKG from the coding sequence ATGAAGAAACCGATGAATGGTAAAAAGATCTTAGTGACAGTGTTGATGTTCATATTGGGAATCTGTTTCATGACTCCTTTCCTATGGATGATCTCTGCATCTCTTAAGGTGGAGGAAGAGGTGTTAACCTATCCAATTAAGTGGATTCCGACAACGTGGAATGCAGTTGAGAATTATCGGGAGGTCTGGACGGGAACCATGCCGTTCTTCTTATTATATTGGAATTCAATTAAAGTTTCGGTGCTAACAACCGTTACATCTGTTGCAGTCTCAGCGCTTGCAGCATATGGATTTTCAAAGGTTGAGTTTAAGGGCAGAAATTTAGTCTTTATGCTGGTATTAGCGACATTCATGATTCCACCTCAAACCTTACTTGTCACACAATTTATCCTGTACCGGACGCTTGGCTTGTACGATACGCATACAGGATTAATTCTATTAAATAGCTTCAGTGTTTTTGGAACCTTTATGCTTCGGCAATTCTTCTTAGGAGTTGGAAATGAAATTATTGAGTCAGCTAGGATGGATGGAGCTGGGCACTTCCGTATATTCACAGCCATTGCCTTTCCTTTAGTGAAGCCAGCGATTGCAACCTACGCTATTCTGCGTTTCATCTGGACTTGGAACGATTTCCAATACCCACTTATATTCTTACGGAGCAAGGAGCTTTTTACAATCCAGCTAGGGGTGCAGAGCTTTGCAGATGAGCATGGAAGTATTTATTCGCTTATGATGGCAGCCTCAGTTTCAGCCATCATTCCACTCTTAATTGTCTTTATCATCGGACAAAAACAAGTGATAGAAGGCATCCAATTAGGAGGAGTCAAGGGATAA
- a CDS encoding sugar ABC transporter permease, which yields MNSEMKAQPKKFFRKKTQKNKSPLNSWRDAVAGWVFIGPMFIGTSILVIFPILSSLTLSFTNWNIVAGYENAEFIGLDNFVALFNDPLFIKSLGNNFILLLAIPITLFISLTLATIINKYIYFKDFFKVIFFMPFISSIVAVAVVFRVLFHPTQGPINQLLMTLGIDNPPGWIADISFALPSVMIIMIWTGIGFNLIIYLAGLQSIPKELYEAAQMDGASAWYQFKSITIPLVSPTTFLLFVTGIISSFKIFDLIIVLTNGGPANSTKVPVVYLYEKAFLDLRAGYASSISLVIFVIILIITYLQFKGQKKWVNY from the coding sequence ATGAACAGTGAAATGAAAGCGCAACCAAAAAAGTTCTTTCGTAAAAAGACTCAAAAGAATAAAAGTCCCTTAAACAGTTGGCGTGATGCAGTTGCAGGTTGGGTCTTTATTGGTCCAATGTTCATTGGGACATCCATCTTAGTTATCTTTCCGATTCTTTCTTCATTAACGTTAAGTTTTACGAACTGGAATATCGTTGCAGGCTATGAGAATGCGGAGTTTATAGGACTCGATAATTTCGTGGCATTGTTTAATGATCCGCTTTTCATTAAGTCATTAGGTAATAATTTTATTCTTTTATTAGCGATACCGATTACCTTATTTATTTCATTAACGTTGGCTACGATTATCAACAAATATATTTACTTCAAGGACTTCTTTAAGGTCATCTTCTTTATGCCTTTTATTTCAAGTATTGTGGCAGTCGCTGTAGTCTTCCGGGTGCTATTTCATCCAACTCAAGGTCCGATTAACCAATTGTTAATGACACTTGGAATTGATAACCCACCAGGATGGATTGCGGACATTTCGTTTGCCTTGCCGTCCGTTATGATCATTATGATTTGGACGGGAATTGGTTTTAACTTAATTATTTACTTGGCAGGTTTACAAAGCATTCCCAAGGAGCTGTACGAGGCTGCACAAATGGATGGTGCTTCTGCTTGGTATCAGTTTAAGAGCATAACGATTCCACTTGTTTCACCAACAACCTTCCTGTTATTTGTAACGGGAATCATTTCTAGCTTTAAGATCTTTGATTTAATTATTGTTTTAACAAATGGTGGACCAGCGAATTCGACAAAGGTTCCAGTTGTCTACTTATATGAAAAAGCCTTTTTGGACTTACGTGCAGGCTATGCCTCATCGATCTCACTAGTTATTTTCGTCATTATTTTAATCATCACATACCTGCAATTTAAGGGACAGAAAAAATGGGTTAATTATTAA
- a CDS encoding DUF624 domain-containing protein, which yields MYLNAISGPIYTFCMWFYRLAFINLLWILFTILGLGLFGFFPATVALLATTRQLLNQNEGSIFKTFWTFYKEEFVKSNVAGLCVILLSLILISNIQFLQTMNTGISQAFYLATIIIACFFLLVVCYFLSLYVEFQAPFKTHLKNAVLLAIYNPVASLTMIFGFFAVYLLITFVSGIGLFFSTSALGLVILSSAKLAFRKVNA from the coding sequence ATGTACCTTAATGCTATCTCTGGCCCCATTTATACATTTTGCATGTGGTTTTACCGGTTAGCATTCATTAATCTACTTTGGATCCTTTTTACGATCCTTGGACTAGGACTCTTTGGATTCTTCCCTGCAACCGTGGCATTGCTTGCAACAACTCGACAGCTCCTCAACCAGAATGAAGGATCAATCTTTAAGACCTTTTGGACATTCTACAAAGAGGAATTTGTAAAAAGCAATGTAGCGGGACTGTGCGTCATCCTTTTATCCCTAATCCTTATTAGTAACATTCAATTTCTCCAAACGATGAATACAGGCATCTCTCAAGCCTTTTATCTAGCAACCATCATCATAGCCTGTTTCTTCCTGCTGGTTGTCTGTTACTTTCTTTCCTTATATGTTGAATTTCAGGCACCATTCAAAACGCATCTAAAAAATGCCGTACTGCTTGCCATTTATAACCCGGTTGCAAGTCTGACGATGATCTTTGGATTTTTTGCGGTCTATCTTCTAATTACGTTTGTTTCCGGAATTGGTCTTTTCTTTAGTACGAGTGCGCTGGGGCTAGTAATTTTATCGTCTGCGAAGTTAGCTTTTCGGAAGGTCAATGCCTAA
- a CDS encoding lysostaphin resistance A-like protein has product MFTRPQIGRNKFKHYLLSCLVLFFSFIIGMIIYLETTESILKPGMSNKLVQLIDILGFSIFALIMIIGLLFSVRFVHQRPFKTLITGHAVIRWRLLFIGMGVLAICMAITYPIAMLISPNEFEYNGIDNELFLFVVLSAVFAIPIQTTLEELFFRGFLLQWFGTFIKSTLLLCTVIIIIFAALHFFNPEMAMNPFVVAGGYVIMSVSYTVSAFVLKGTEFTIGVHAANNMLLMIFFLFSENALLAPMALWTINYSTSAFLVTIYGMNLLWLGFVLIFRKRLLKIS; this is encoded by the coding sequence TTGTTTACTCGTCCTCAAATAGGCCGGAATAAGTTTAAGCACTACTTATTATCCTGTTTAGTTTTATTTTTCTCATTTATCATTGGAATGATCATTTACTTAGAGACTACAGAATCAATCTTAAAACCGGGTATGAGTAATAAACTTGTCCAATTGATTGATATTCTTGGGTTTTCAATTTTTGCTCTAATAATGATAATTGGACTTCTTTTCTCTGTTCGTTTTGTGCATCAGCGTCCCTTTAAAACATTAATTACAGGTCATGCTGTGATACGCTGGAGACTACTATTTATTGGGATGGGCGTACTCGCTATATGTATGGCTATTACATATCCAATTGCTATGTTAATTTCTCCAAATGAATTTGAATATAACGGCATAGATAATGAGTTATTCTTATTTGTTGTGTTATCAGCAGTTTTTGCTATTCCAATTCAAACAACCTTAGAAGAACTTTTCTTTCGAGGATTTTTATTACAATGGTTTGGAACATTTATCAAGAGTACATTACTTCTTTGTACAGTTATTATTATTATATTTGCTGCTTTGCACTTTTTTAATCCCGAAATGGCTATGAATCCATTTGTTGTAGCAGGAGGCTACGTAATAATGTCAGTTTCCTACACAGTAAGTGCTTTTGTACTGAAAGGAACTGAATTTACCATTGGAGTCCATGCTGCAAACAATATGCTTCTAATGATCTTTTTCTTATTTAGTGAGAATGCCTTACTAGCTCCTATGGCCTTGTGGACAATAAATTACTCTACATCGGCCTTTCTGGTTACTATATATGGAATGAATCTTCTTTGGCTAGGTTTTGTGTTGATTTTTCGTAAAAGACTATTAAAAATTTCTTAA
- the mmuM gene encoding homocysteine S-methyltransferase: MNPIEHILTDFPLMILDGALATELERYGCDLNDPLWSAKVLLEKPRVIKQVHTDYFEAGADCAITASYQATVKGYRKRGLSEIEAAMLIKQSVELAVEARDAFWSVEANQLGRPKPLVAASVGPYGAYLADGSEYHGDYGLCEEELVLFHRERIRLLVEAGADVLACETIPCLVEAKAIARVLKDFPDVYAWISFSAKDELHINSGELIADCAEWLEGETQIAAVGINCTAPQFVESLITEVKANTAKPIIVYPNSGEAYDPESKQWSDEDADEPFVLSTKRWFEAGATVIGGCCRTTPKDIRGICEWARG; the protein is encoded by the coding sequence ATGAATCCAATTGAACACATTCTAACGGACTTTCCCCTCATGATTTTAGACGGGGCACTGGCAACCGAGCTTGAACGCTATGGCTGTGACTTAAACGATCCGTTGTGGTCAGCCAAGGTGTTACTTGAGAAGCCGAGAGTGATTAAGCAGGTCCACACGGATTACTTTGAAGCCGGAGCCGACTGTGCCATCACAGCAAGCTACCAGGCGACTGTAAAAGGCTATCGGAAAAGAGGCTTAAGCGAAATTGAAGCCGCAATGCTGATTAAGCAATCAGTTGAGCTTGCGGTGGAAGCGCGGGATGCGTTTTGGAGTGTTGAGGCGAACCAGCTAGGACGACCAAAGCCACTTGTTGCTGCGTCTGTTGGTCCATACGGTGCCTATCTTGCTGATGGCTCGGAATATCACGGGGACTATGGGTTATGCGAAGAGGAGCTCGTTTTATTTCATCGAGAGAGAATCCGACTCTTAGTTGAAGCGGGTGCGGATGTGCTGGCATGTGAAACCATTCCTTGTCTAGTAGAGGCAAAAGCCATTGCACGTGTGTTAAAGGACTTTCCTGATGTGTATGCATGGATCTCGTTTAGTGCAAAGGACGAGCTGCATATTAATAGTGGAGAACTAATAGCCGATTGCGCAGAGTGGCTTGAAGGAGAAACGCAAATCGCAGCCGTTGGCATCAACTGTACGGCTCCGCAGTTTGTAGAATCATTAATTACTGAAGTGAAGGCGAATACAGCGAAACCAATTATTGTGTATCCAAACTCAGGAGAAGCATATGATCCAGAGAGTAAGCAGTGGAGTGATGAGGATGCCGATGAGCCGTTTGTGTTGAGCACAAAACGGTGGTTTGAAGCAGGCGCAACAGTGATTGGCGGGTGCTGTCGGACGACGCCAAAGGATATTCGCGGAATATGTGAGTGGGCGCGGGGGTAG